A single window of Candidatus Synechococcus calcipolaris G9 DNA harbors:
- a CDS encoding SDR family oxidoreductase translates to MLNIENKVIVITGASSGIGEATAKLLARNGAKVLLGARRTEKLEKIVEEIHTSGGTAEFKAVDVTDREDVKAFIGFAKDKFDRVDVIFNNAGVMPLSPMNALKVEEWDNMINVNINGVLNGIAAALPIMEAQGDGQIINTASIGAHVVVPTSAVYSATKYAVWAISEGLRQESKMIRVTVISPGVVETELGSDITDEPTKGFLKELRKDALNPDTIASAVLYAVSQPDDVDVNEVIVRPIRQMM, encoded by the coding sequence ATGTTAAACATTGAGAACAAAGTCATTGTGATCACTGGAGCCAGTAGCGGGATTGGCGAAGCCACAGCTAAGTTACTCGCTCGAAACGGTGCAAAGGTGCTTTTGGGCGCACGACGCACCGAAAAGCTCGAAAAAATTGTTGAGGAGATCCACACCTCAGGCGGTACAGCAGAATTCAAAGCCGTAGATGTCACCGATCGAGAAGATGTGAAAGCGTTCATTGGGTTTGCGAAAGACAAGTTCGATCGCGTCGATGTCATCTTTAACAACGCAGGCGTGATGCCTCTATCCCCGATGAATGCTTTGAAGGTCGAGGAATGGGACAACATGATTAACGTGAATATCAACGGAGTGTTGAATGGCATTGCAGCAGCTTTGCCGATTATGGAAGCGCAAGGTGACGGACAAATCATCAATACTGCGTCGATTGGTGCCCATGTGGTAGTACCCACTAGCGCAGTTTACAGCGCGACCAAGTACGCAGTTTGGGCAATCTCTGAAGGACTGCGGCAGGAGTCGAAAATGATTCGCGTCACCGTCATCTCTCCCGGTGTGGTTGAGACTGAACTCGGCTCTGATATCACCGACGAGCCAACAAAAGGCTTCTTGAAAGAACTTCGCAAAGATGCACTCAACCCAGATACGATCGCCAGCGCTGTCCTGTATGCCGTATCCCAGCCGGATGATGTTGATGTCAACGAAGTGATTGTTCGCCCGATCCGTCAGATGATGTAG
- a CDS encoding transposase yields the protein MKEKVEMSQKPRRTYTAEQKADAVAIVQQSGKPISQVAQEMGLTESALRKWVKQAIIHVLLRMEEDFPHQYLVSLRGINRQ from the coding sequence ATGAAGGAGAAAGTCGAAATGAGCCAAAAACCAAGACGAACATATACTGCCGAACAAAAAGCTGACGCTGTGGCAATAGTGCAACAGTCAGGCAAGCCGATCAGCCAAGTCGCCCAGGAAATGGGTTTGACAGAAAGTGCCCTACGCAAATGGGTCAAACAAGCAATCATTCATGTATTGCTACGGATGGAAGAGGACTTCCCCCATCAGTATCTAGTATCCCTACGAGGCATTAATCGTCAATAA
- a CDS encoding Y-family DNA polymerase — MFALVDCNNFYVSCERVFNPKLQGRPVVVLSNNDGCVVARSQEVKALGVPMGIPFFKIKDLVAVHHIQVFSSNYALYGDMSRRVMQILADLCPDLEVYSIDEAFLDFSGFQSQLLEHGQVIRQTVLQWTGIPVSIGVASTKVLAKVANRIAKQQAGVLVLAPTMIGSALDCLAVEDIWGISTRWGGRLRSLNITTAAELRDADLAMIRQQFNVVMERIVRELRGESCLPLEAISSPQQCLVVSRSFGQPVTTLSELKQTVATYVSRAAEKLRRRGLTATYLTVFARTNRFQDNYESPSASLSLLRATNHTGMLIGGALRCAEAIYQTGRSYRKAGVMLQGLGSERAIQQTLFDSLDDEKGGALMATLDGINHRFGRHTLRYAAMGLEQPWAIRCCQRSPQYTTQWSSLLTINAS; from the coding sequence ATGTTTGCTCTGGTGGACTGCAATAATTTCTATGTCTCCTGTGAACGAGTCTTTAATCCCAAGCTTCAGGGACGACCTGTGGTTGTTTTGTCTAATAATGATGGCTGTGTGGTGGCTCGCTCTCAGGAGGTGAAGGCGTTGGGGGTGCCGATGGGTATTCCTTTTTTCAAGATCAAAGACCTTGTTGCTGTTCACCATATTCAGGTTTTTTCTAGTAATTATGCTCTTTATGGGGATATGAGTCGGAGGGTGATGCAAATTCTGGCTGATCTCTGCCCGGATTTGGAGGTGTATTCGATTGATGAGGCGTTCCTGGATTTCTCTGGGTTTCAATCTCAACTCTTGGAGCATGGGCAGGTGATTCGTCAAACGGTGCTGCAATGGACGGGTATTCCTGTTTCGATTGGGGTTGCCTCTACTAAGGTGTTGGCTAAGGTCGCTAATAGGATCGCTAAGCAGCAAGCCGGGGTTTTGGTGTTGGCACCAACAATGATCGGTTCAGCGTTAGACTGTCTGGCTGTGGAGGATATTTGGGGCATCTCGACGCGATGGGGTGGTCGATTACGGTCGTTGAATATCACGACGGCTGCTGAGTTACGAGATGCTGATCTGGCGATGATTCGCCAACAATTTAATGTTGTTATGGAGCGTATTGTGCGGGAGTTACGGGGGGAATCGTGTCTTCCGCTGGAGGCGATCTCTAGTCCGCAGCAATGCTTGGTTGTCTCTCGCTCGTTTGGGCAACCGGTCACGACGCTTTCTGAGTTGAAGCAGACGGTGGCGACCTATGTCAGTCGGGCGGCGGAGAAGCTGCGGAGGCGGGGACTAACGGCTACTTATTTAACGGTTTTTGCTCGAACTAATCGGTTTCAGGACAATTACGAGTCGCCTAGTGCTAGTCTCTCGTTACTCAGGGCGACGAACCATACGGGGATGTTGATCGGTGGGGCTTTGCGTTGTGCTGAGGCTATTTACCAGACGGGGCGGTCTTACAGGAAGGCTGGGGTCATGCTTCAAGGGTTAGGTTCTGAACGGGCGATTCAGCAGACTCTTTTTGATTCTCTGGATGATGAAAAGGGGGGGGCGTTGATGGCGACGCTTGACGGAATTAATCATCGGTTTGGACGGCATACTCTTCGTTATGCTGCCATGGGGTTGGAGCAGCCCTGGGCGATACGATGCTGTCAACGTTCTCCTCAGTACACGACGCAGTGGTCTAGTTTATTGACGATTAATGCCTCGTAG